A single region of the Actinoplanes sp. SE50/110 genome encodes:
- the rimO gene encoding 30S ribosomal protein S12 methylthiotransferase RimO, whose protein sequence is MSVTPPPSRRVALLTLGCARNEVDSEELAARLDAEGWEVGTDAAKADVVLVNTCGFVEKAKQDSIDTLLAAADTGAKVVAAGCMAERYGRELAENLPEADAVLGFDDYTDIATRLNGVLAGEKFDAHTPRDRRELLPITPVQRHAAKVVVPGHATVDEHTPAHLRKVLRRRLDNSPVASLKLASGCDRRCAFCAIPAFRGAFVSRDPQELLAEAEWLARTGVRELVLVSENSTSYGKDLGDPRLLEKLLPQLAAVDGIVRVRASYLQPAETRPGLVEAIAGTPGVAAYYDLSFQHSSEPVLRRMRRFGSTERFLELLDSARRLAPEAGARSNFIVGFPGETRQDVDELVRFLTEARLDAIGIFDYSDEDGTEAAGLPGKVRPETVKRRYDRVVALAEELCAQRAEDRLGSIVEVLVDTIDDGEIEGRAEHQAPEVDGSTTLVAGDQGVDLAALRPGDLVRARVTGTEGVDLIAVPTEMISAAQADR, encoded by the coding sequence GTGTCTGTAACTCCTCCTCCTTCTCGCCGTGTCGCCCTCCTCACCCTGGGCTGTGCCCGTAACGAGGTCGACTCGGAAGAGCTCGCCGCCCGCCTCGACGCCGAGGGCTGGGAGGTCGGCACCGACGCGGCGAAAGCCGACGTGGTGCTCGTCAACACCTGCGGCTTCGTGGAGAAGGCGAAACAGGACTCGATCGACACCCTGCTCGCCGCGGCCGACACCGGCGCCAAGGTGGTCGCCGCCGGCTGCATGGCCGAGCGGTACGGCCGGGAGCTCGCGGAGAACCTGCCCGAGGCCGACGCGGTGCTCGGCTTCGACGACTACACCGACATCGCCACCCGGCTGAACGGGGTGCTGGCCGGCGAGAAATTCGACGCGCACACCCCGCGGGACCGCCGCGAGCTGCTGCCGATCACCCCGGTGCAGCGGCACGCGGCCAAGGTGGTCGTCCCCGGCCACGCGACCGTCGACGAGCACACCCCGGCCCACCTGCGCAAGGTGCTGCGCCGCCGGCTCGACAACAGCCCGGTCGCCTCGCTCAAACTGGCCAGCGGCTGCGACCGGCGCTGCGCGTTCTGCGCGATCCCGGCGTTCCGTGGCGCGTTCGTCTCCCGCGACCCGCAGGAGCTGCTCGCCGAGGCCGAGTGGCTGGCCCGGACCGGCGTTCGCGAGCTCGTCCTGGTGAGCGAGAACTCCACGTCGTACGGCAAGGATCTGGGCGACCCGCGCCTGCTGGAGAAACTGCTCCCGCAGCTGGCCGCGGTCGACGGCATCGTCCGGGTCCGGGCGAGCTATCTGCAGCCCGCCGAGACCCGCCCCGGCCTGGTCGAGGCGATCGCCGGCACGCCCGGCGTCGCGGCCTACTACGACCTGTCCTTCCAGCACTCCAGCGAGCCGGTGCTGCGCCGGATGCGCCGGTTCGGCTCCACCGAGCGCTTCCTGGAGCTGCTCGACTCGGCGCGCCGGCTGGCCCCGGAGGCCGGTGCCCGGAGCAACTTCATCGTCGGCTTCCCCGGCGAGACCCGGCAGGACGTGGACGAGCTGGTCCGCTTCCTGACCGAGGCGCGCCTCGACGCGATCGGCATCTTCGACTACAGCGACGAGGACGGCACCGAGGCCGCCGGCCTGCCCGGCAAGGTCCGCCCGGAGACCGTCAAGCGGCGGTACGACCGGGTGGTGGCGCTCGCCGAGGAGCTCTGCGCCCAGCGCGCCGAGGACCGGCTCGGCAGCATCGTCGAGGTGCTCGTCGACACGATCGACGACGGCGAGATCGAGGGCCGGGCCGAGCACCAGGCCCCCGAGGTGGACGGCTCCACCACGCTGGTCGCCGGCGACCAGGGGGTCGACCTGGCCGCGCTGCGCCCCGGCGACCTGGTGCGTGCCCGGGTCACCGGCACCGAGGGGGTCGACCTGATCGCCGTGCCCACCGAGATGATCTCCGCCGCGCAGGCCGACCGGTGA
- a CDS encoding metalloregulator ArsR/SmtB family transcription factor produces MTTSEDLGDLDAVTSLADGVRRQAYRTVAASRAPVGRDEVAEALGVGRTLAAFHLDKLVAAGLLETSYARRSGRTGPGAGRPAKLYRVATAEHVVSVPPRAYRTAAELLAEALEETGAEETLNRVARRHGERAAAAEGDVFEVLAGHGYGPVADGPERIELRNCPFHRLAEQFPPVICGMNLAMVDGLLTGAGLDAGWQARMDAAPGRCCVALCKKQTD; encoded by the coding sequence GTGACGACTTCGGAGGACCTCGGCGATCTCGACGCGGTGACCAGCCTCGCCGACGGCGTGCGGCGGCAGGCGTACCGGACGGTGGCCGCGTCCCGCGCCCCGGTCGGACGCGACGAGGTGGCCGAGGCGCTCGGGGTCGGGCGCACGCTGGCCGCGTTCCACCTGGACAAGCTGGTGGCCGCCGGGCTGCTGGAGACGTCGTACGCGCGCCGGTCGGGCCGTACCGGGCCGGGCGCCGGACGGCCGGCGAAGCTGTACCGGGTGGCCACCGCCGAGCACGTGGTCAGCGTGCCGCCGCGTGCCTACCGCACGGCGGCCGAGCTGCTGGCCGAGGCACTGGAGGAGACCGGCGCCGAGGAGACGCTGAACCGGGTGGCCCGCCGTCACGGCGAGCGGGCCGCGGCGGCCGAGGGGGACGTGTTCGAGGTGCTGGCCGGGCACGGCTACGGCCCGGTGGCGGACGGCCCGGAGCGGATCGAGCTGCGGAACTGCCCGTTCCACCGGCTGGCCGAGCAGTTCCCCCCGGTGATCTGCGGGATGAACCTGGCCATGGTCGACGGCCTGCTGACCGGCGCCGGCCTGGACGCCGGGTGGCAGGCCCGGATGGACGCCGCCCCCGGCCGCTGCTGTGTCGCTCTGTGTAAAAAGCAAACTGATTGA
- a CDS encoding DUF3291 domain-containing protein, translating into MSAFHLAQINTARLRAPLADPSMAEFVAGLTLMNELADRSPGFVWRLIGDDGDGTIATDADPGRIYTMSVWETPAHLRAYAYQSDHLDYLRRRREWFHPHGPDAALVLWWLPAGDLPTLQQGLDRLDRLRADGSTPEAFTFRAPFPAPVLSETTHGR; encoded by the coding sequence ATGAGCGCCTTCCACCTGGCCCAGATCAACACCGCGCGGCTGCGCGCCCCGCTGGCCGACCCGTCGATGGCCGAGTTCGTCGCCGGCCTGACCCTGATGAACGAGCTGGCCGACCGCTCCCCCGGCTTCGTCTGGCGCCTGATCGGCGACGACGGCGACGGCACCATCGCCACCGACGCCGACCCCGGCCGGATCTACACCATGTCGGTCTGGGAGACCCCCGCGCATCTGCGGGCATACGCCTACCAGAGCGACCACCTGGACTATCTGCGCCGCCGCCGCGAGTGGTTCCACCCCCACGGCCCGGACGCCGCCCTGGTCCTCTGGTGGCTCCCGGCCGGCGATCTCCCCACCCTGCAGCAGGGCCTCGACCGCCTCGACCGCCTCCGCGCCGACGGCTCCACCCCGGAGGCCTTCACCTTCCGTGCCCCGTTCCCGGCCCCAGTTCTTTCAGAGACCACCCACGGACGGTAG